Proteins from a single region of Lasioglossum baleicum chromosome 1, iyLasBale1, whole genome shotgun sequence:
- the LOC143207761 gene encoding uncharacterized protein LOC143207761, with amino-acid sequence MEEAQSNLIQEKHDTDDMNLPAVTASLEMLTVDTNFTHTGRKKAHRRRASCINPTQTLSESLNRRCSLRPRKRTSTEMEKNDKQNKTQEGEDAKNYYLHKNLKRKLNTLETIYEEKDDGNENSKLMSVKRYKRMIQFQDKPSDYKLKKRRAKIKNLISFKRRCASMQTLLDKLNSITAESPAKINSETK; translated from the exons ATGGAAGAAGCGCAATCGAACCTAAT ACAAGAAAAGCACGATACAGATGATATGAATTTACCTGCTGTAACAGCCAGTTTAGAAATGCTTACGGTAGATACAAATTTTACACATACTGGCAGAAAGAAGGCGCACAGACGAAGAGCATCTTGCATCAATCCTACTCAAACTCTTAGCGAAAGTCTTAATAGAAG ATGCAGTTTAAGACCAAGAAAACGAACTAGCACAGAAATGGAAAAGAACGATAAACAGAACAAAACACAAGAAGGAGAAGAtgctaaaaattattatttacataaaaatctgaAACGCAAATTAAATACTCTGGAAACGATTTATGAAGAAAAAGATGATGGAAATGAAAATAGTAAATTAATGAGCGTAAAAAGATACAAACGTATGATACAATTTCAAGATAAACCTTCAGATTATAAACTAAAGAAGAGGAGAGCAAAAATTAAGAATCTAATTAGTTTCAAGCGAAGATGCGCATCTATGCAGACGTTGCTTGATAAACTTAATAGTATTACAGCAGAATCCCCTGCAAAGATTAATAGCGAGACAAAATGA
- the Taf2 gene encoding TATA-box binding protein associated factor 2 isoform X1: METDKKKKNINGNMKKERTADNSRPYKLAHQILSLTGISFQRKSIIGFVELTIVPLRDTLRLVKLNAKQCRIYRVCLNDTYEAPFQYFDPFLDICQGDGKQRSLDFFSTMHLAAAQRVDPDNNAGELVVQIPPDAAHLVAEGRSLRISIEFSLEQPQGGVHFVVPNCEGTLAERGAHMYTYSYENSSRLWFPCVDSFAEPCTWKLEFTVDDSMTAISCGDLLEVVYTPDMRRKTFHYVLNTPACSPNIALAVGPFEIFVDPYMHEVTHFCLPQLLPSLKVSAKYMHEAFEFYEETLSNRYPYSCYKQVFVDELDEDINAYATMSILNTNLLHSTAIIDQVYITKKAMAQAVAEQFFGCFISMQNWSDTWLPKGISTYLTGLYAKKCFGNNEYREWVQSELQEVVKYEEQFGGIILDPSQPPAPLPIAANTPGPTPRAPDPFSTSPIYPGFYFPIRNLHTMSPKYIEVLRKKAHLVIRMLEHRIGQELLLQVFNKQLSLAANAAQQKIDSGLWSHMLISTNVFTKAIFTVTGKDMAVFIDQWVRTGGHAKFSLSFVFNRKRNTVELEIRQDTTNQRGIRKYVGPLLVNIQELDGTFKHTLQIEGTVAKADITCHSKSRRNKKKKIPLCTGEEVDMDLSAMDDSPVLWIRLDPEMTLMRSAQIEQPDYQWQYQLRHERDVTAQLEAIEALQNHATPPTRLALNDTIENEHCYYKVRLRAAHCLTKVANAMVATWAGPPAMLTIFRKLFGSASCRRIIKQNNFQNFQHYFLQKTIPVAMAGLRNAHGICPPEVLAFLMDLFKYNDNSKNRYSDNYYRAALIEALGATVTPVISIQQGYGTAITAESLSVDTKAILEEVTRNLNLEKLLPCYKYTVSVSCLKVIRILQKFGHLPSNPNLFRAYAAYGQFIDVRIAALEALVDFTKVDGKWDDLEFLLDMIEMDPHPGVRHRLVRLMVENPPFERAHKHRLDRPELVDRIWNLINGMLSHDPKIRCDLVDLYYTLYGSKRPLCLPIPEIAAITKPKKVGPQSPEQETKPPNIPHIKHEPPIVEMDNTSGSGKRKISPCRDTPGPSNSAEYGQEVKRQKLTPNDERASSVTSDGKVKSEYYSDNSASLPGITGTPGPVGFEPGMFKKEMDDHKQKNDSANKNKKRKKDKKKHKHKHKHKHDHKHGKDKEKKDKDKDKAKEKEKEKDKSKDSSSLKIKEETLSSASSSLSPDAATVTNEFSFP; the protein is encoded by the exons ATGGAAAccgataaaaagaaaaaaaacataaatggAAACATGAAGAAGGAAAGAACAGCTGATAATAGCCGACCATATAAATT ggCTCACCAAATACTGAGCCTTACAGGCATAAGTTTTCAAAGGAAGAGTATCATT GGTTTTGTTGAACTAACAATTGTTCCACTTCGTGACACATTAAGACTCGTGAAACTGAATGCAAAACAATGCAGAATTTATAGAGTGTGTTTAAATGACACGTACGAAGCACCATTTCAATATTTTGATCCGTTTCTGGATATTTGTCAAGGAGATGGCAAACA ACGATCCTTGGACTTTTTCTCAACTATGCATTTAGCGGCAGCGCAAAGAGTAGACCCAGATAATAATGCTGGAGAGTTAGTTGTCCAAATTCCACCTGATGCGGCACATTTAGTTGCCGAAGGTAGAAGTTTGAGAATTAGTATTGAATTTTCCTTGGAGCAACCTCAGGGAGGGGTACATTTTGTTGTACCAAACTGCGAAGGAACTTTGGCGGAG AGGGGtgcacatatgtatacgtaCAGTTAtgagaattcttcaagattgtGGTTTCCTTGTGTTGATAGTTTCGCTGAACCGTGTACATGGAAATTAGAATTTACTGTTGACGATTCCATGACAGCTATATCTTGCGGTGATCTTTTAGAAGTTGTATATACTCCAGACATGAGAAGGAAAACGTTTCATTATGTTCTTAACACACCAGCATGTTCGCCGAACATTGCGCTTGCAGTCGG accatttgaaatatttgtggaTCCATACATGCACGAAGTGACACATTTTTGTTTACCACAATTATTACCATCGTTAAAAGTGTCTGCGAAATATATGCACGAAGCATTTGAATTCTATGAAGAAACTTTATCAAATAGATATCCATATTCTTGTTACAAGCAAGTGTTTGTAGACGAATTAGACGAAGATATTAATGCATACGCCACGATGAGTATACTAAA CACCAATCTGCTACACTCTACCGCAATCATTGACCAAGTTTATATTACAAAAAAGGCTATGGCTCAAGCTGTGGCTGAACAATTTTTCGGTTGTTTTATATCCATGCAAAATTGGTCGGACACGTGGTTACCTAAAGGTATTTCGACATATCTGACTGGtttatatgcaaaaaaatgTTTTGGAAATAATGAATATCGAGAATGGGTTCAATCG GAACTacaagaagttgtaaaatatgaAGAACAGTTCGGAGGTATAATATTAGATCCGTCCCAACCACCAGCTCCATTACCCATTGCAGCGAACACACCAGGACCCACACCAAGAGCTCCAGATCCGTTCTCTACTTCTCCTATATACCCTGGTTTCTATTTTCCAATAAGAAATTTGCACACAATGTCCCCAAAGTACATAGAAGTGCTTCGCAAAAAAGCGCATTTAGTAATTAGGATGTTGGAACATCGAATTGGTCAAGAATTGTTGCTACAG GTTTTCAATAAACAACTGTCTCTCGCCGCTAATGCTGCGCAACAAAAGATTGATTCTGGACTCTGGTCTCATATGTTAATTAGTACAAATGTATTTACTAAAGCGATCTTTACTGTGACAGGTAAAGATATGGCAGTGTTTATAGATCAGTGGGTCAGGACTGGTGGACATGCGAAATTTAGTTTAAGTTTTGTATTTAATAGGAAAAG GAATACGGTAGAATTAGAAATTCGGCAAGACACCACAAATCAAAGAGGAATAAGAAAATATGTGGGACCACTTCTAGTGAATATTCAAGAGTTAGATGGTACTTTTAAACATACTTTACAAATCGAAGGGACAGTTGCAAAAGCAGACATAACATGTCATAGTAAAAGCCGCAGaaataagaagaagaaaattCCACTATGTACTGGGGAAGAAGTGGACATGGATCTTTCTGCTATGGA TGACTCTCCGGTGTTATGGATAAGATTAGACCCTGAGATGACGCTTATGCGTTCTGCTCAAATTGAACAACCTGATTACCAATGGCAATATCAGTTAAGGCATGAAAGAGACGTCACTGCACAATTGGAAGCTATAGAAGCGCTGCAAAACCATGCAACACCTCCTACACGATTAGCGTTGAACGATACTATAGAAAATGAACATTGTTACTATAAAGTTAGACTACGAGCTGCGCATTGTTTAACTAAG GTAGCAAATGCTATGGTTGCAACATGGGCAGGCCCACCGGCAATGTTAACCATATTTAGGAAATTATTTGGGTCAGCATCGTGTAGGCGcataattaaacaaaataatttccaaaatttccAACATTATTTTCTCCAGAAG ACTATACCTGTAGCAATGGCAGGATTGCGTAATGCTCATGGTATATGTCCACCGGAAGTTTTAGCCTTCTTAAtggatttatttaaatacaacgACAACAGTAAAAATAGATATTCGGATAACTATTACAGAGCTGCTTTAATCGAGGCCCTTGGAGCTACTGTCACTCCAGTAATTAGTATTCAACAAgggtatgg gacaGCTATTACTGCCGAATCTTTGTCGGTCGATACTAAAGCTATATTAGAAGAAGTCACTAGAAATTTGAATTTGGAGAAATTATTACCATGTTACAAGTACACTGTCAGTGTTTCTTGCCTGAAGGTTATACGAATATTGCAAAAGTTCGGTCATCTTCCGAGCAATCCCAATCTTTTCAGAGCATATGCTGCATATGGACAATTCATAG ACGTTAGGATCGCAGCATTAGAAGCATTAGTCGATTTTACAAAAGTGGATGGCAAGTGGGACGATCTAGAATTTTTATTGGATATGATAGAAATGGACCCACACCCTGGCGTACGACATAGATTGGTTAGACTTATGGTTGAAAATCCGCCGTTCGAGAGAGCTCATAAACACCGTTTAGATCGTCCCGAATTGGTTGATCGTATTTGGAACTTAATAAA TGGTATGCTTTCTCACGATCCCAAAATACGTTGTGATTTGGTTGACTTGTACTATACTTTATACGGCTCTAAGCGTCCATTGTGTCTGCCTATTCCTGAAATTGCTGCTATCACTAAACCTAAGAAGGTAGGACCACAAAGTCCAGAACAAGAG ACGAAACCACCGAATATACCGCATATAAAACATGAACCACCAATAGTGGAAATGGACAATACAAGCGGATCAGGTAAAAGGAAGATTTCTCCTTGTCGAGATACACCAGGGCCTTCAAATTCAGCGGAATATGGCCAGGAAGTAAAACGACAAAAGCTAACTCCTAAT GATGAAAGAGCGAGTTCCGTAACTAGCGACGGGAAAGTCAAATCAGAATATTACAGTGATAATTCTGCATCATTACCTGGAATTACGGGAACACCAGGACCTGTAGGGTTTGAACCAGGaatgtttaaaaaagaaatggacGATCACAAGCAGAAAAATGACTCTGCCAACAAA AAcaagaaaaggaagaaagatAAAAAGAAACACAAGCATAAACATAAGCATAAACATGATCACAAACATGGCAAGGATAAAGAgaagaaagataaagataaagacAAAGCGAAAGAaaaggagaaagagaaggacAAGAGTAAAGATTCGTCCAGCTTAAAAATCAAAGAAGAGACATTAAGTTCGGCTAGTTCCAGTCTCAGTCCTGACGCAGCGACTGTCACTAACGAATTCAGTTTTCCATAG
- the LOC143207370 gene encoding transcription factor E2F5 translates to MADNQQSRFEKSLGLLTTRFVTLLQKAKDGVLDLKVAADILEVRQKRRIYDITNVLEGIGLIEKKSKNSIQWKGAGPGCNTQEVGEKLTDLKDEIRKLEDHEQLLDMHTQWIQQSIKNIENDLINRKYAYITYEDVKENFPDDFVLGIQAPADTELTVPNISQISEEEEKEINYEMFLKSSSGEIKVYMIQPELAKSYDSKILEMRLQEEAKGTKRVKEEEEKKEETNVKPKRKVGRPPKGASKPDPVISDEDEEEDAELIEAKIVLRDVSTSDIAQKDLELFDQFYSDIFGPLVRLSPPPSEKDYHFNLSENEGICDLFDIVAK, encoded by the exons ATGGCAGATAATCAACAAAGTCGATTTGAAAAGTCCCTCGGCCTCTTAACAACTCGTTTTGTTACTTTATTGCAGAAAGCAAAGGACGGTGTCCTCGACTTGAAAGTA GCTGCTGATATTTTAGAAGTACGACAAAAAAGACGTATTTATGACATCACAAATGTCTTGGAAGGCATTGGACTGATAGAGAAGAAAAGCAAGAATAGTATTCAATGGAA AGGTGCGGGTCCAGGTTGTAACACTCAAGAAGTAGGTGAAAAATTAACAGATTTAAAAGATGAAATTAGGAAACTAGAAGATCACGAGCAATTGCTAGATATGCACACTCAATGGATTCAACAAAGTATAAAGAATATAGAAAACGAtttaattaatagaaaatatgcGTACATCACTTACGAAGATGTGAAGGAAAACTTCCCCGATGATTTTGTATTAGGAATCCAAGCACCTGCTGATACAGAATTAACTGTACCAAATATATCGCAG atatccgaggaggaggagaaagaaataaattatgaaatgtttttaaaaagtaGTTCGGGAGAGATTAAAGTGTATATGATTCAACCGGAATTAGCTAAATCCTACGATAGTAAAATATTAGAAATGAGATTACAAGAAGAGGCGAAAGGTACTAAAAGGgtaaaagaagaggaagaaaagaaagaggaaaCTAATGTTAAACCAAAGAGGAAAGTAGGAAG ACCACCGAAAGGAGCTAGTAAACCAGATCCTGTCATATCCGAtgaggacgaagaagaagatgCAGAATTAATAGAAGCAAAAATTGTTCTTCGTGATGTTAGTACATCGG ATATTGCTCAAAAAGACCTTGAACTGTTCGATCAGTTTTATTCAGACA TTTTCGGACCACTAGTTAGATTAAGTCCACCACCTAGTGAAAAGGATTATCACTTCAACCTTAGCGAAAATGAAGGGATTTGTGATCTGTTCGATATCGTGGCGAAATGA
- the Taf2 gene encoding TATA-box binding protein associated factor 2 isoform X2, which produces METDKKKKNINGNMKKERTADNSRPYKLAHQILSLTGISFQRKSIIGFVELTIVPLRDTLRLVKLNAKQCRIYRVCLNDTYEAPFQYFDPFLDICQGDGKQRSLDFFSTMHLAAAQRVDPDNNAGELVVQIPPDAAHLVAEGRSLRISIEFSLEQPQGGVHFVVPNCEGTLAERGAHMYTYSYENSSRLWFPCVDSFAEPCTWKLEFTVDDSMTAISCGDLLEVVYTPDMRRKTFHYVLNTPACSPNIALAVGPFEIFVDPYMHEVTHFCLPQLLPSLKVSAKYMHEAFEFYEETLSNRYPYSCYKQVFVDELDEDINAYATMSILNTNLLHSTAIIDQVYITKKAMAQAVAEQFFGCFISMQNWSDTWLPKGISTYLTGLYAKKCFGNNEYREWVQSELQEVVKYEEQFGGIILDPSQPPAPLPIAANTPGPTPRAPDPFSTSPIYPGFYFPIRNLHTMSPKYIEVLRKKAHLVIRMLEHRIGQELLLQVFNKQLSLAANAAQQKIDSGLWSHMLISTNVFTKAIFTVTGKDMAVFIDQWVRTGGHAKFSLSFVFNRKRNTVELEIRQDTTNQRGIRKYVGPLLVNIQELDGTFKHTLQIEGTVAKADITCHSKSRRNKKKKIPLCTGEEVDMDLSAMDDSPVLWIRLDPEMTLMRSAQIEQPDYQWQYQLRHERDVTAQLEAIEALQNHATPPTRLALNDTIENEHCYYKVRLRAAHCLTKVANAMVATWAGPPAMLTIFRKLFGSASCRRIIKQNNFQNFQHYFLQKTIPVAMAGLRNAHGICPPEVLAFLMDLFKYNDNSKNRYSDNYYRAALIEALGATVTPVISIQQGTAITAESLSVDTKAILEEVTRNLNLEKLLPCYKYTVSVSCLKVIRILQKFGHLPSNPNLFRAYAAYGQFIDVRIAALEALVDFTKVDGKWDDLEFLLDMIEMDPHPGVRHRLVRLMVENPPFERAHKHRLDRPELVDRIWNLINGMLSHDPKIRCDLVDLYYTLYGSKRPLCLPIPEIAAITKPKKVGPQSPEQETKPPNIPHIKHEPPIVEMDNTSGSGKRKISPCRDTPGPSNSAEYGQEVKRQKLTPNDERASSVTSDGKVKSEYYSDNSASLPGITGTPGPVGFEPGMFKKEMDDHKQKNDSANKNKKRKKDKKKHKHKHKHKHDHKHGKDKEKKDKDKDKAKEKEKEKDKSKDSSSLKIKEETLSSASSSLSPDAATVTNEFSFP; this is translated from the exons ATGGAAAccgataaaaagaaaaaaaacataaatggAAACATGAAGAAGGAAAGAACAGCTGATAATAGCCGACCATATAAATT ggCTCACCAAATACTGAGCCTTACAGGCATAAGTTTTCAAAGGAAGAGTATCATT GGTTTTGTTGAACTAACAATTGTTCCACTTCGTGACACATTAAGACTCGTGAAACTGAATGCAAAACAATGCAGAATTTATAGAGTGTGTTTAAATGACACGTACGAAGCACCATTTCAATATTTTGATCCGTTTCTGGATATTTGTCAAGGAGATGGCAAACA ACGATCCTTGGACTTTTTCTCAACTATGCATTTAGCGGCAGCGCAAAGAGTAGACCCAGATAATAATGCTGGAGAGTTAGTTGTCCAAATTCCACCTGATGCGGCACATTTAGTTGCCGAAGGTAGAAGTTTGAGAATTAGTATTGAATTTTCCTTGGAGCAACCTCAGGGAGGGGTACATTTTGTTGTACCAAACTGCGAAGGAACTTTGGCGGAG AGGGGtgcacatatgtatacgtaCAGTTAtgagaattcttcaagattgtGGTTTCCTTGTGTTGATAGTTTCGCTGAACCGTGTACATGGAAATTAGAATTTACTGTTGACGATTCCATGACAGCTATATCTTGCGGTGATCTTTTAGAAGTTGTATATACTCCAGACATGAGAAGGAAAACGTTTCATTATGTTCTTAACACACCAGCATGTTCGCCGAACATTGCGCTTGCAGTCGG accatttgaaatatttgtggaTCCATACATGCACGAAGTGACACATTTTTGTTTACCACAATTATTACCATCGTTAAAAGTGTCTGCGAAATATATGCACGAAGCATTTGAATTCTATGAAGAAACTTTATCAAATAGATATCCATATTCTTGTTACAAGCAAGTGTTTGTAGACGAATTAGACGAAGATATTAATGCATACGCCACGATGAGTATACTAAA CACCAATCTGCTACACTCTACCGCAATCATTGACCAAGTTTATATTACAAAAAAGGCTATGGCTCAAGCTGTGGCTGAACAATTTTTCGGTTGTTTTATATCCATGCAAAATTGGTCGGACACGTGGTTACCTAAAGGTATTTCGACATATCTGACTGGtttatatgcaaaaaaatgTTTTGGAAATAATGAATATCGAGAATGGGTTCAATCG GAACTacaagaagttgtaaaatatgaAGAACAGTTCGGAGGTATAATATTAGATCCGTCCCAACCACCAGCTCCATTACCCATTGCAGCGAACACACCAGGACCCACACCAAGAGCTCCAGATCCGTTCTCTACTTCTCCTATATACCCTGGTTTCTATTTTCCAATAAGAAATTTGCACACAATGTCCCCAAAGTACATAGAAGTGCTTCGCAAAAAAGCGCATTTAGTAATTAGGATGTTGGAACATCGAATTGGTCAAGAATTGTTGCTACAG GTTTTCAATAAACAACTGTCTCTCGCCGCTAATGCTGCGCAACAAAAGATTGATTCTGGACTCTGGTCTCATATGTTAATTAGTACAAATGTATTTACTAAAGCGATCTTTACTGTGACAGGTAAAGATATGGCAGTGTTTATAGATCAGTGGGTCAGGACTGGTGGACATGCGAAATTTAGTTTAAGTTTTGTATTTAATAGGAAAAG GAATACGGTAGAATTAGAAATTCGGCAAGACACCACAAATCAAAGAGGAATAAGAAAATATGTGGGACCACTTCTAGTGAATATTCAAGAGTTAGATGGTACTTTTAAACATACTTTACAAATCGAAGGGACAGTTGCAAAAGCAGACATAACATGTCATAGTAAAAGCCGCAGaaataagaagaagaaaattCCACTATGTACTGGGGAAGAAGTGGACATGGATCTTTCTGCTATGGA TGACTCTCCGGTGTTATGGATAAGATTAGACCCTGAGATGACGCTTATGCGTTCTGCTCAAATTGAACAACCTGATTACCAATGGCAATATCAGTTAAGGCATGAAAGAGACGTCACTGCACAATTGGAAGCTATAGAAGCGCTGCAAAACCATGCAACACCTCCTACACGATTAGCGTTGAACGATACTATAGAAAATGAACATTGTTACTATAAAGTTAGACTACGAGCTGCGCATTGTTTAACTAAG GTAGCAAATGCTATGGTTGCAACATGGGCAGGCCCACCGGCAATGTTAACCATATTTAGGAAATTATTTGGGTCAGCATCGTGTAGGCGcataattaaacaaaataatttccaaaatttccAACATTATTTTCTCCAGAAG ACTATACCTGTAGCAATGGCAGGATTGCGTAATGCTCATGGTATATGTCCACCGGAAGTTTTAGCCTTCTTAAtggatttatttaaatacaacgACAACAGTAAAAATAGATATTCGGATAACTATTACAGAGCTGCTTTAATCGAGGCCCTTGGAGCTACTGTCACTCCAGTAATTAGTATTCAACAAgg gacaGCTATTACTGCCGAATCTTTGTCGGTCGATACTAAAGCTATATTAGAAGAAGTCACTAGAAATTTGAATTTGGAGAAATTATTACCATGTTACAAGTACACTGTCAGTGTTTCTTGCCTGAAGGTTATACGAATATTGCAAAAGTTCGGTCATCTTCCGAGCAATCCCAATCTTTTCAGAGCATATGCTGCATATGGACAATTCATAG ACGTTAGGATCGCAGCATTAGAAGCATTAGTCGATTTTACAAAAGTGGATGGCAAGTGGGACGATCTAGAATTTTTATTGGATATGATAGAAATGGACCCACACCCTGGCGTACGACATAGATTGGTTAGACTTATGGTTGAAAATCCGCCGTTCGAGAGAGCTCATAAACACCGTTTAGATCGTCCCGAATTGGTTGATCGTATTTGGAACTTAATAAA TGGTATGCTTTCTCACGATCCCAAAATACGTTGTGATTTGGTTGACTTGTACTATACTTTATACGGCTCTAAGCGTCCATTGTGTCTGCCTATTCCTGAAATTGCTGCTATCACTAAACCTAAGAAGGTAGGACCACAAAGTCCAGAACAAGAG ACGAAACCACCGAATATACCGCATATAAAACATGAACCACCAATAGTGGAAATGGACAATACAAGCGGATCAGGTAAAAGGAAGATTTCTCCTTGTCGAGATACACCAGGGCCTTCAAATTCAGCGGAATATGGCCAGGAAGTAAAACGACAAAAGCTAACTCCTAAT GATGAAAGAGCGAGTTCCGTAACTAGCGACGGGAAAGTCAAATCAGAATATTACAGTGATAATTCTGCATCATTACCTGGAATTACGGGAACACCAGGACCTGTAGGGTTTGAACCAGGaatgtttaaaaaagaaatggacGATCACAAGCAGAAAAATGACTCTGCCAACAAA AAcaagaaaaggaagaaagatAAAAAGAAACACAAGCATAAACATAAGCATAAACATGATCACAAACATGGCAAGGATAAAGAgaagaaagataaagataaagacAAAGCGAAAGAaaaggagaaagagaaggacAAGAGTAAAGATTCGTCCAGCTTAAAAATCAAAGAAGAGACATTAAGTTCGGCTAGTTCCAGTCTCAGTCCTGACGCAGCGACTGTCACTAACGAATTCAGTTTTCCATAG
- the LOC143207482 gene encoding neuferricin, producing the protein MFSKYLWLFPLFISVYLLYTHDYLNKIKFDDFMQKGINIIGNIYSSLDRNPNSISEANVDQKVFAQNELGKYTNLKDGLYISILGQVFDVTKGAKHYGPGATYHVFTGRDASLAFITGEFNDEGLTDDVSSLSLQKIKALNDWVKFYNENYIYKGKLSGRHYHEDGSPTAEMHNIQRMLKQSKELELNEEHRKRMFPPCNIEWKPDSGTLVWCTKKSGGIARDWIGVPRMLFESPGSQQSRCACVKLDSKEYEEAKGMLREYVGCDKLSIKCSVKIDNT; encoded by the exons ATGTTTTCCAAGTATCTTTGGTTATTTCCACTGTTTATATCTGTATATCTTCTATACACGCACGATTATctgaacaaaataaaatttgatgatTTTATGCAAAAAGGAATAAATATTATTGGTAATATTTATTCTAGTTTGGATAGAAACCCGAATTCAATTTCAGAAGCTAATGTGGATCAGAAAGTATTCGCACAGAATGAACTTGGAAAATATACAAACTTGAAAGATGGTTTATATATCTCGATATTAGGGCAAGTTTTCGATGTTACAAAAGGTGCAAAACATTATGGTCCTGGAGCTACTTATCATGTCTttactg GTCGAGATGCATCATTAGCTTTTATCACAGGTGAATTTAATGACGAAGGCTTAACAGATGATGTTTCTTCACTGTCTTTGCAGAAAATCAAAGCATTAAATGACTGGGTAAAATTTTATAATGAGAACTATATCTACAAAG GCAAACTAAGTGGTAGACACTACCACGAGGATGGTAGTCCGACCGCAGAAATGCATAACATACAAAGAATGTTAAAGCAATCTAAAGAACTAGAATTAAACGAGGAACATAGGAAAAGGATGTTTCCTCCATGCAATATAGAATGGAAACCAGACTCTGGAACTCTAGTATGGTGTACTAAAAAGAG TGGGGGAATAGCAAGAGATTGGATTGGTGTACCAAGAATGTTATTCGAATCTCCTGGTTCGCAACAATCTAGGTGTGCGTGTGTTAAGCTCGATAGCAAAGAGTATGAGGAAGCTAAAGGTATGCTTAGAGAATATGTCGGATGCGACAAACTTTCAATAAAATGCTCTGTAAAGATAGATAATACATAA